From the Chitinophaga lutea genome, the window GCGGGTATTGCTCTGGAAAATGTTGTTGATTTCCGATTCGGACATTTCCAGGATTTCGGCCAGTTCCTCGGTAGAAGGTTCCCGCTCGTTCTCCTGTTCAAATGCCATGTAAGCTTTATTCGCTTTATTATAAGTGCCAATTTTGTTTTGCGGCAGGCGAACCAGACGGCCCTGCTCTGCCAACGCCTGTAAAATGGACTGGCGAATCCACCATACTGCGTAAGAGATGAATTTAAAACCTTTGGTTTCGTCGAAACGCTGTGCAGCCTTGATCAACCCTAAATTGCCCTCATTGATGAGGTCGCTGAGGCTTAAGCCCTGGTGCTGATATTGTTTGGCCACGGAAACAACGAAACGAAGGTTTCCTGTAGTTAATCTTTCGAGAGCCCGCTGGTCGCCCATTTTGATGCGCTGTGCCAGAATGGTCTCTTCCTCTGGAGTTAACAAAGGGATCTTCGAGATTTCCTGCAGGTATTTTTCTACCGCCTGCGAATCACGATTGGTGATCTGGGTGGCAATTTTAAGTTGCCTCATATTTTAAAAGTATTGGTTTACGAATATATTAACAGCCGAAAGATAATTTTGTTGTAACATTTAAATGGTATATCTTACACGGTTGCGAAATAGCCTGCAAAGATCGTGCTAATCCCCCACTCTTCCAAATATCCGGATACGGTTAAAGATTGGGTTACAGCCACCGGGGCAAGACGCGCGTTACTCGTTCACTATCAATGGGTGCGCATTGTTTTAAGACAATCTCGATGCCTGTCTTATCAAACAAAGTACTCCATATAAACGGATTATTATAGCGTTTTCGTCAGTATTTCCGGTGCTTTATCTAAATTTTAACAATTGAAAAATAATCATATTCAGATTAAAAACTTCTCTAATTTATCTCACTCCTTATTGCAAATTATTTAATGGATTACAGAAGCGACACTTTTACGAAACCCACGCAGGCCATGCTGGAAGCCATGCTGCAGGCAGAAACGGGAGACGATGTTTTTGGGGAAGATCCCTCAGTGAACAAACTGGAAGCCATCATGTCAGCGCTTTTTGGCATGGAGGCAGCACTTTACTGCCCTTCCGGCACAATGAGCAACCAGATCGCCATCAAAGTGCATACGCAGCCCGGCGATGAAGTGATCTGCAGTTCCCTCGCCCACGTATACATCTATGAAGGCGGCGGCATCGCTTTCAACGCCGGCGCACAGGTGCGCCCGCTGGAAGGCGACCGCGGCATGATCACCGCAGCGGCCGTGGAAGCTGCCATCAACCCGGACGATGTGCACAAAGCCCGCACCTCCCTGGTGTGCCTGGAAAACACCGCCAACCGCGGCGGCGGCTGCTGTTACGACTTCGAAGAAATCCTGAAAATCCGCGAAGTCTGCAACAGCCATCAGCTCAAACTGCACCTCGACGGCGCCCGGCTGTTCAACGCGCTCCTGGCCACGGAACAGACCGCCCGCCAATTCGGCGAAGTATTCGACAGTATTTCCGTATGCCTGAATAAAGGGCTGGGCTGCCCCATGGGCTCCATACTGCTCGGCAGCAAAGCCTTCATCCGCGAAGCGCGCCGCGTGCGCAAAAAACTCGGCGGAGGCCTGCGCCAGGCCGGTTATATGGCCGCCACAGGGCTGTATGCGCTGGAACATCATGTAGACCGGCTCGCGGAAGACCACGCCCACGCCAAACGCATCGCCCACGTACTGTTGGAGCGGGAATTCACCGGCCACATGCTGCCCGTGGAAACGAACATCCTCATTTTTGAAGTGCTGGCGCCCTGGAGCCCGGTCACTTTCCGGGACTATCTCGCCAAAGAAGGCATCGCGGTGATGGCCATTTCACCTACGCAGGTACGGATGGTGACACATCTCGGCATTACGCCCGCCATGGTGGACAAAACAGTGGAGGTTATCCGCACGATGTCATAACCGGATGCATGACTCGTCACAACAACAAAGCGGTCGCTCATCCTCGGATGCGACCGCTTTGTTGTTGCTGTTCACCGGCCGGCAAGCAACCGGAGAACCGTTATTCGCTGAAGCCGTAATATTTCCGCACCGCTTCATAATCGTTCACATCGGGCCCGCCGGCGTGTTTCCCTCCCGGGAGAATTGAAGACGCAGGCACGATGAATATCCGGAACCTTGGCCAGGTCACCGGCTGGGGATACAGCGCAGAGTTGTCCGGCTTCATCACCCTCACACGATAGTAGTATGGCCAGGTGGGGCCGGGTTGATAGAACACCCCGTTTGTTTCGTACGCGCTCATCGGGCCGGGGCCGGGCACCAGGCGCCAGGCGCTGGGAATTTCCGTGCTGGCGTTAAAGTACGCGAGTACGATGCTGGAATCCGCCTTGCCTTTTGAAAGCCCGGTGATCAAATAGTCAGTCTCGCCGCTGAAGCTCACTGAGCCGTACGTATACTGCACCACGTTGGCATTTCCCGGCGCGCCCTGCACACCCTGCGGGCCAGTGGCGCCTACAGGACCTTGTGGCCCCTGCGGTCCCTGTGCACCGGTAGCGCCGGTTGCCCCCGCGGGGCCGGCCGGACCACCGGGCCCCTGCGCACCGCCCGGTCCTGGCGCGCCCGTTTCGCCGGGATTGCCCTGCGGGCCGGCAGGCCCTTCTTTCCTGCAGCCTGTCACGATCAGACAGGCCGATAAAATACCCAGGCAAATAATGTTCGAAAGTTTCATGGTAGTGACTTGCATTTTGAGGTTATAGTTGATGACGCGGCAAAACTAGTATCGGCCCTTCTGCCTGTTCCCGGCGGATTAACCATTGGAAGTTCTGGATTAATAAAAGCCGCTTTTCACTCATTCCTGCCGTGTTTTCCCCGATTTTTCGAAATGCAGCCCAGAATCAATATTTTTGCAATCCTGTAAAGAAATAGCATATATTAAAACAGCATGGAACTTTCGAAGAATTATATTCCTGCCACGGCAGAAGACAAATGGTACAAATATTGGCTCGACCAGCAATATTTCCGCTCCGTTCCCGACGAGCGGCCTCCCTTCACCATCGTCATTCCCCCGCCTAACGTCACCGGCGTGCTCCATATGGGCCACACCCTGAACGAAACGGTGCAGGATATCCTCGTCCGCCACGCCCGCATGAGCGGCTTCAACGCCTGCTGGGTGCCCGGCTCCGACCATGCTTCCATCGCCACCGAAACCAAGGTGGTGAATATGCTCAAAGAAGAAAAAGGAATAGAAAAAAGCCAGCTCAGCCGGGAAGAATTCCTGCGCTACGCCCATGAGTGGAAAGACAAATACGGCGGCATCATCTATCACCAGATCAAAAAACTGGGCTGCTCCGTAGACTGGGACCGGGTGAATTTCACCATGGACGACCATTATTATAAAGCGGTGATCAAAGTATTTGTGGACCTCTACAACAAGGGCCTCATCTACCGCGGCGCCCGTATGATCAACTGGGATCCCAAAGCCAAAACCGCGCTCAGCGACGAGGAGGTGGAATACAAAGAGCTCAACGGCAAACTCTATCATGTGAAATACGCCGTGGTCAACGCCGCCGGCGAAGCCACCGGGGAGTTCATCACCATCGCCACCCAGCGCCCCGAAACCATCATGGGCGATACGGCGATCTGCGTGAACCCGGACGATGAGCGGTATGCCCACCTGAAAGGCCACTTCGCCGTGGTGCCGCTGGTGAACCGCAAAGTACCCGTGATCTTCGACAGCTATGTAGATAAGGAATTCGGTACCGGTGCCCTCAAAGTGACGCCGGCGCACGATATCAACGACTACAACCTCGGTCTCAAACACAACCTGGAAGTGGTGGATACCCTCAACGAAGACGGTACCCTCAGCGCCGCAGCCGTGGTGTTCGTGGGCGAAGACCGCTTCCGCGCCAGGAAAAAAGTAGTGGCCGCGCTCCAGGAGCAGGGCCTGCTGGTAAAAGAGCAGGAATACGCCACCCGCCTCGGTTACAGCCAACGTAACCCCGACACGGTGGTGGAACCGCGCATTTCCACGCAGTGGTTCGTAAAAATGGCCGACCTCGCGCAACCTGCACTGGACGCGGTGGTGAACGGCGACGTAAAAATCCATCCCGGCGACCGTTTTATGGCCACCTATAAATACTGGATGGAGAACGTGAAAGACTGGTGTATTTCCCGCCAGCTCTGGTGGGGCCAGCAAATCCCCGCCTGGTACGACGATAACGGCCAGTTCGTAGTAGCCGCCACGCACGAAGAAGCGCTGGCGCTTTACGAGCAGCAGTTCGGCGTGACGCGGACATCCCTCCGCCAGGACGATGACTGCCTTGATACCTGGTTCTCTTCCTGGCTCTGGCCCGTGGAAGTGTTCCATGGCATCAGCCGGCCCGATAACGAAGACATCAACTACTACTACCCCACTTCCGTACTGGTAACGGGGCAGGATATCATTTTCTTCTGGGTGGCCCGTATGATCATGGCCGGCCTGGAATACAAACATGTAAAACCTTTCAGCGACGTATATTTCACCGGCATGGTGCGCGACAAGCTGGGCCGCAAGATGAGCAAGCAGCTGGGCAACTCGCCCGATCTGCTGGAGCTGATCGAACGTTTCGGCGCCGATGCCGTGCGTTTCGGCATCATGATTTCTTCGCCCGCCGGCAACGACCTGCTGTTCGACGAAGCCAGCTGTGAGCAGGGCCGCAACTTCAACAACAAGATGTGGAACGCGCTGAAGCTGGTGAAAATGTGGACGCCTGTTGAAAACACCGGCGCTCCCGTGCCGGAATTCGCGGTAGAGTGGTTCGAAAACAGGCTCAACGAAGTGCATGCCGAGGTGGAAAAACTGTTTAAGGACTTCCGTTTGAGCGAGGCCCTCAAAGCCATCTATAGCCTCATCTGGGACGATTTCTGCAGCTGGTACCTCGAATGGATCAAACCGGGCTTCGAACAACCTATCGACGCCGGGGTATATGAAAAGACCATCGGTTTCTACGAGCGTCTCGTGCAGCTGCTGCACCCCTTCATGCCGTTCGTTACGGAAGAACTGTACCACCTGCTGCGCGACCGTGAGGCCGGCGACGACCTGGTGATACGCCAGTTCCCCGCTCCCGCGCCTGCCCACCACGCCATTCTCGTAGAAGGCGCGCTGGCCAAAGAAGTGATCAGCAGCATCCGCGATGCCCGCAACAAAAACCAGGTCAAACCGAAAGACACCGTCGGCCTGCATATCGAAACCCGCCACGAGAATGCCTTCCACCGGATCGAGAGCATCATCGCCAAACAGGTGAATGCCAACGCCGTTGCATACACGAAAGAAGCCGTGAACGGCGCCATTGCGCTGGTAGTACAGAAAGACAAGTTCTACCTCGTAACGGAACGGGAAGTGGATACGGCCGCCCAGAAAGAACAGCTGCTGAAAGACCTGGAATACCAGAAAGGGTTCCTGAAATCAGTGGAAAACAAACTGGCGAACGAACGTTTTGTGCAGAATGCCAAACCCGAGATCGTGGAAGCGGAGCGCCGCAAACAATCCGACTGCCTCGCCAAAATACAGGCCATCGAAGAAAGTTTGAAAACTTTATAATTTTAAAGATCGTCCGGCGTTCAATAACCGGACGATCTTTTTTTCGCCTATGACCAAAAAACTCTTATATATCGCCCTGTTGCTCGGTTGCGCCACCACCGCGTTTGCACAAAACAAACCCGCGAGAAAATCCGCGCCGGCCAAACAGCAGGCAGCGGAGAAAAAACCGTTGCGTTTCACCACTTCCTGGCACATCTTCCTCAGCGACTCCATTCCCCGCCCGGAACTGTTGAAAATACTGGATTCCGGACTGGTGGTGAGAGACCATCAGAAAAACAAATTCCCCGTCGTTTCCTTTGATTTTACTTACGAAAAGAAAGAGCCCTACGTTAACGATACCACCCAGGAAGTGACCATCGCCACCGATCTTACCGGCGATTCGTTTAAATCCGACCGCCTCACCCCCGTATGGGTAAAGCGCCTCACGGAAGCGCTGGAAAAGGGCGATGTGCTGTTTTTCAACAACATCGTCATCCGTTACACCGGCGACAAACTTTATCGTGCGCCGGAATTAAAGATCATCGTGCGGTAATTATTCCCCCGAGCCCATCAGTATTCCCCAGGGTTTCATATTCGGTATGCGGTCGAAGATGATTTTCAGCAGCGCCATGGCCGGAATGGAAATGAACATGCCGGCAATGCCCCAAATCATGCTGCCGACAAACACGCCGAGCAGCGTGATCATCGCGTTGATGGATACTTTCGAGCCTACGATCCGCGGCAGCAGCACATTGGCGTCTACCAGGTGAATCCCGAACAGCGACACGGCCGCCCAGAAGGCCAGCGCAGGCGTACCGGTAGTAAGCGTCACCATCAGTACGATGATGATCGTCATCACCATGCCGAGATAAGGAATGATATTAAAAATCGCGCCCAGCGTACCCAAAAGGATGGCGTACTGCACACCCAGCAACAACAGCGCCGTGATATTCAGCACGGCCACCACCAGCATTTCGATAAACAAGCCCACCACATAACTTTTGATCACCGACCGTCCATGCGCGATCACTTCATGCACTTCTTCCGCATCCTCGCGGCGGAAAAGGCGCAGCAGGAACCGCACCAGCAGCCGGCGGTAGTACAGCAGGAAAAACGTGTACAGCGGGATGAATACAAGGAATATGAGAATGGAAGAGACGGACGACACGGCGTTCACCACGAACTGCGACACCGTGCTGATGCTCTTGGCCGCCGTTTCGTTGATCCAGGCCATCTGCTGGTCTGAATCGATCTTGAACTTTTCATCTATCCACAGGGTGAGATTGTTGGCCTGCAGCATCAGCCGCTTTTCCAACGAAGGCAGGTCGGTGAGGAACGACGAGGTTTGCCAGGAAATAAAATAGATCAACCCGAACATGCAGAGGATAAACAGTACCACCGAGAGCGTGGCCGCCAGGCCCCGCGACAGGCGCAGCTTTTCAAGCCCCTGTGCTACCGGCAGCAGCAGGATCGAGAATATAAAACCGAAGGCTACCGGCGCCAGGATGTCTTTCGTAGTACGGAGTATCACCACGATCAGCACCAGGCTCAACAGCGTATGACTGAGTTTGATGTAAAACGGCGGCTTGTTGCTCACTGGTTTCATTACAGGTAGTTTAATAAGCGAATAATTGTTGCAACGGCACGATCACCTCAAAACGGTTGCTCCGCGCAGGATCGACCGGATCGGTATCGAACAGGCGACTGTACCGCACGCCGAAACTGAAGGGCAACACGTTCCCCAGTTTGGTATCAAAAAACAGTTCCCCTCCCGCCGATGCATAAGTAACATCTTTACGGCTCCTAAAGTTGTACGCCACGCTGTGATCGTAAAACACATTGCCTCTCAGCCGCATGAAGTACAGGAGGTTGGCGAAACCCCAGTCGGGGTAACAGATGGGAAAATGATAGTTGGCGCCTGCCTTGTAGATGTGCTCGTAGAAAGGTTTTTCATACCCTCTTGCATAAACGAAATGATCGGTGAACGCATACCGCAGCATGGTATCGCGCTGCTGGTAGGCGCCCTGCAGCACCAGGCTGTGATTTGCTGAAAAGCCCGGCAGGTAAAGGTCTAACCGGCCGGTAAACTGTTCGCCCGGCACATTGTTTACCGTTTTATTATACCGCAGCACGAGCGATTGCGCGAAGTGCGAATAGATATTCTGCACCGCCCTTATCCGCTGGTTGCTGAACGT encodes:
- a CDS encoding threonine aldolase family protein codes for the protein MDYRSDTFTKPTQAMLEAMLQAETGDDVFGEDPSVNKLEAIMSALFGMEAALYCPSGTMSNQIAIKVHTQPGDEVICSSLAHVYIYEGGGIAFNAGAQVRPLEGDRGMITAAAVEAAINPDDVHKARTSLVCLENTANRGGGCCYDFEEILKIREVCNSHQLKLHLDGARLFNALLATEQTARQFGEVFDSISVCLNKGLGCPMGSILLGSKAFIREARRVRKKLGGGLRQAGYMAATGLYALEHHVDRLAEDHAHAKRIAHVLLEREFTGHMLPVETNILIFEVLAPWSPVTFRDYLAKEGIAVMAISPTQVRMVTHLGITPAMVDKTVEVIRTMS
- a CDS encoding sigma-70 family RNA polymerase sigma factor; the encoded protein is MRQLKIATQITNRDSQAVEKYLQEISKIPLLTPEEETILAQRIKMGDQRALERLTTGNLRFVVSVAKQYQHQGLSLSDLINEGNLGLIKAAQRFDETKGFKFISYAVWWIRQSILQALAEQGRLVRLPQNKIGTYNKANKAYMAFEQENEREPSTEELAEILEMSESEINNIFQSNTRHMSLDAPVHEAEDVAMGDLLEGGDVTDDDVMQDSLREEIRRVLKSLSPREAEIVNAYFGLDGENGATIEQIGQKYDLTKERIRQIKERAIKRLQKARYSGALKSYLG
- a CDS encoding valine--tRNA ligase, producing MELSKNYIPATAEDKWYKYWLDQQYFRSVPDERPPFTIVIPPPNVTGVLHMGHTLNETVQDILVRHARMSGFNACWVPGSDHASIATETKVVNMLKEEKGIEKSQLSREEFLRYAHEWKDKYGGIIYHQIKKLGCSVDWDRVNFTMDDHYYKAVIKVFVDLYNKGLIYRGARMINWDPKAKTALSDEEVEYKELNGKLYHVKYAVVNAAGEATGEFITIATQRPETIMGDTAICVNPDDERYAHLKGHFAVVPLVNRKVPVIFDSYVDKEFGTGALKVTPAHDINDYNLGLKHNLEVVDTLNEDGTLSAAAVVFVGEDRFRARKKVVAALQEQGLLVKEQEYATRLGYSQRNPDTVVEPRISTQWFVKMADLAQPALDAVVNGDVKIHPGDRFMATYKYWMENVKDWCISRQLWWGQQIPAWYDDNGQFVVAATHEEALALYEQQFGVTRTSLRQDDDCLDTWFSSWLWPVEVFHGISRPDNEDINYYYPTSVLVTGQDIIFFWVARMIMAGLEYKHVKPFSDVYFTGMVRDKLGRKMSKQLGNSPDLLELIERFGADAVRFGIMISSPAGNDLLFDEASCEQGRNFNNKMWNALKLVKMWTPVENTGAPVPEFAVEWFENRLNEVHAEVEKLFKDFRLSEALKAIYSLIWDDFCSWYLEWIKPGFEQPIDAGVYEKTIGFYERLVQLLHPFMPFVTEELYHLLRDREAGDDLVIRQFPAPAPAHHAILVEGALAKEVISSIRDARNKNQVKPKDTVGLHIETRHENAFHRIESIIAKQVNANAVAYTKEAVNGAIALVVQKDKFYLVTEREVDTAAQKEQLLKDLEYQKGFLKSVENKLANERFVQNAKPEIVEAERRKQSDCLAKIQAIEESLKTL
- a CDS encoding AI-2E family transporter; the protein is MKPVSNKPPFYIKLSHTLLSLVLIVVILRTTKDILAPVAFGFIFSILLLPVAQGLEKLRLSRGLAATLSVVLFILCMFGLIYFISWQTSSFLTDLPSLEKRLMLQANNLTLWIDEKFKIDSDQQMAWINETAAKSISTVSQFVVNAVSSVSSILIFLVFIPLYTFFLLYYRRLLVRFLLRLFRREDAEEVHEVIAHGRSVIKSYVVGLFIEMLVVAVLNITALLLLGVQYAILLGTLGAIFNIIPYLGMVMTIIIVLMVTLTTGTPALAFWAAVSLFGIHLVDANVLLPRIVGSKVSINAMITLLGVFVGSMIWGIAGMFISIPAMALLKIIFDRIPNMKPWGILMGSGE